A genomic window from Fibrobacterota bacterium includes:
- a CDS encoding superoxide dismutase, whose protein sequence is MPHTVPALPYAPNALAPIISEETITYHYGKHHAAYATNLNGLLEGTGLENLTLDQLLASQDKWPEAKKAGIYNNAAQVWNHTFYWESLTPGGSKPSAELSAAIDKAFGSFDEFKKKFVADSVGNFGSAWTWLVKKADGSLAIEKTSNAVIASTGTPLLVIDVWEHAYYIDYRNLRQKYAESLFEIWNWAKASERFKA, encoded by the coding sequence ATGCCGCACACTGTACCCGCCCTCCCCTACGCCCCCAACGCCTTGGCCCCGATCATCTCGGAAGAGACGATCACCTACCACTACGGCAAGCACCATGCCGCCTACGCCACCAACCTCAACGGCTTGCTGGAAGGCACCGGGCTGGAGAACCTGACCTTGGATCAGCTCCTGGCTTCCCAGGACAAGTGGCCGGAAGCCAAGAAGGCCGGCATCTACAACAACGCCGCCCAGGTCTGGAACCACACCTTCTATTGGGAATCCCTCACGCCCGGTGGATCCAAGCCCTCCGCCGAGCTTTCCGCCGCCATCGACAAGGCTTTCGGGTCGTTCGACGAATTCAAGAAGAAGTTCGTGGCCGACTCCGTGGGCAATTTTGGATCCGCCTGGACTTGGCTGGTCAAGAAGGCCGACGGCTCCCTGGCCATCGAGAAGACCTCCAACGCCGTGATCGCCTCCACCGGAACGCCGTTGTTGGTGATCGACGTGTGGGAACACGCCTACTATATCGATTACCGCAACCTGCGCCAGAAGTACGCGGAATCGCTGTTTGAAATCTGGAACTGGGCCAAGGCTTCGGAGCGCTTCAAGGCCTGA
- a CDS encoding DUF3309 family protein has protein sequence MLTVLIVILILMAIGGGGWGYSRYGWLGMSPAGLILLILAIMYLTGNLAFR, from the coding sequence ATGTTGACCGTCCTGATTGTGATCCTGATTCTCATGGCGATTGGCGGAGGTGGATGGGGATACAGCAGATACGGTTGGCTGGGCATGTCGCCTGCCGGCTTGATCCTGCTGATTCTGGCCATCATGTACCTGACAGGAAACCTGGCCTTCCGCTAA
- a CDS encoding BON domain-containing protein yields the protein MNNRYLKTIGATLILGGSLLASPVYAAKHKSEDPVSDSWLTAKMKIALAADGRVKGRQVSVETTNGTMMLRGKVDDQAAKDAARQIAKAMEGVKKVEDDLQVVRPSRQAAVEVIDDSITARVRSQIDRDADLMNDSRLKTADIGVVSNAGVVSLTGEVPSIVVSAQASWVAWGVEGVRSVRNGLTIKSSK from the coding sequence ATGAACAATCGCTACCTCAAGACCATCGGCGCCACTTTGATCCTTGGCGGAAGCCTTCTGGCTTCGCCTGTCTATGCGGCCAAACACAAGAGCGAGGATCCCGTGAGCGATTCCTGGCTGACCGCGAAGATGAAGATCGCCCTGGCGGCCGATGGGCGCGTGAAGGGCCGTCAAGTGAGCGTGGAGACCACCAATGGCACCATGATGCTTCGTGGCAAGGTCGACGACCAGGCCGCCAAGGATGCCGCCCGGCAGATCGCCAAGGCCATGGAAGGCGTGAAGAAGGTCGAAGACGACCTGCAGGTGGTCAGGCCGTCCAGGCAAGCAGCCGTCGAGGTGATCGACGATTCGATCACGGCCCGAGTGCGGTCCCAGATCGACCGGGATGCCGATCTGATGAACGATTCGCGGCTCAAGACCGCGGACATCGGCGTGGTCTCCAATGCCGGTGTGGTCTCGCTGACCGGAGAGGTTCCCTCCATCGTGGTCAGCGCCCAAGCCTCCTGGGTTGCCTGGGGAGTGGAAGGCGTCCGGTCCGTTCGCAACGGCCTGACGATCAAGAGTTCAAAATGA